From Cygnus olor isolate bCygOlo1 chromosome 7, bCygOlo1.pri.v2, whole genome shotgun sequence, a single genomic window includes:
- the ATOH7 gene encoding protein atonal homolog 7, translating into MKTCKSGNLDSGVESDSQCGSGPGCVVKCSSERMENAAKRRLAANARERRRMQGLNTAFDRLRKVVPQWGQDKKLSKYETLQMALSYIMALTRILAEAERYSTEREWIRLHCEHFHPESYHHYTGQKMATDSDPYTQRILSYHPDHFQIAN; encoded by the coding sequence ATGAAAACCTGTAAATCCGGTAATTTGGATTCAGGTGTAGAATCAGACAGCCAGTGTGGAAGTGGACCAGGCTGTGTTGTGAAGTGCAGTTCAGAAAGGATGGAGAACGCTGCCAAGAGAAGACTGGCTGCCAATGCCAGGGAGAGAAGACGGATGCAAGGACTGAACACAGCCTTTGATCGTTTGAGAAAGGTGGTTCCACAGTGGGGTCAGGATAAGAAGCTCTCCAAGTACGAGACCCTTCAGATGGCTTTGAGTTATATCATGGCTCTAACAAGAATACTTGCTGAAGCAGAAAGATACAGTACTGAAAGAGAATGGATACGACTTCACTGTGAACACTTTCATCCAGAGAGCTACCACCATTATACGGGACAAAAAATGGCAACGGACAGTGATCCTTACACACAGCGAATACTCAGCTATCACCCTGATCACTTTCAAATAGCTAATTAG